Proteins encoded by one window of Lutibacter sp. A64:
- the murQ gene encoding N-acetylmuramic acid 6-phosphate etherase gives MKNKPTTEQSSNYNNLEKMSTLELLSNINNEDKTVPNAIEKALPSIEKLVNLIHSKMKEGGRLFYIGAGTSGRLGVLDASECPPTFGVPDNWVIGLIAGGDFALRKAVENAEDDTELAWHDLQKYNITDKDVLVGIAASGTTPYVIGGLKTAKLHGISTGCIVCNTDSPVAKAADLPVEIVVGPEFVTGSTRMKSGTAQKLALNMITTSVMIKLGRVKDNKMVHMQLSNAKLVNRGILMLMDELHINQELASELLKEHKSVKNALDAYKNKLIQ, from the coding sequence ATGAAAAATAAACCAACCACAGAACAATCTTCAAATTATAATAATCTTGAAAAAATGAGTACTTTAGAATTACTCTCAAATATAAATAATGAAGATAAAACAGTACCAAACGCAATTGAAAAGGCCCTCCCTTCAATTGAAAAATTAGTAAATTTAATTCATTCTAAAATGAAAGAAGGTGGTCGCCTTTTTTATATTGGAGCCGGAACAAGCGGAAGATTAGGTGTTTTAGATGCTTCTGAATGCCCTCCAACTTTTGGTGTTCCAGATAATTGGGTAATAGGGTTAATTGCAGGTGGCGATTTTGCACTTAGAAAAGCTGTTGAAAATGCCGAAGATGACACTGAATTAGCTTGGCATGACCTACAAAAATATAATATAACAGACAAAGATGTTTTAGTTGGAATTGCGGCTTCAGGAACAACCCCTTATGTAATTGGCGGACTTAAGACTGCTAAATTACATGGTATTAGTACAGGCTGTATTGTTTGTAATACCGATAGCCCCGTTGCTAAAGCGGCAGATTTACCTGTAGAAATAGTTGTTGGACCTGAATTTGTAACCGGAAGCACCCGTATGAAATCTGGAACAGCCCAAAAGTTAGCTTTAAATATGATAACAACTTCTGTTATGATAAAACTTGGTCGTGTTAAAGACAATAAAATGGTTCATATGCAATTATCTAATGCTAAATTAGTAAACCGTGGTATTTTAATGCTAATGGATGAATTACATATAAACCAAGAATTAGCCTCTGAATTACTTAAAGAACATAAAAGTGTTAAAAATGCTTTAGATGCTTATAAAAATAAGCTCATTCAATAA
- a CDS encoding SusC/RagA family TonB-linked outer membrane protein, whose amino-acid sequence MKKNYYHFLTILALFFVQISFAQTITVTGVVKSNADNLPLPGVSVLIKGTNMGGTTDFDGKYEIKASEGAVLVFSYVGFATQEIEVTSSTINVSLNAGESLDEIVITALGIKKERKSLGYAVQAVQAEALLEGNQTSMVNGLQGKVSGVTVVNSGGAPGASAIIMIRGGSSITGNNQPLFIVDGLPIDNSTSSSLEVASANRASDINPEDIESISVLKGPAAAALYGIQAAEGAVIITTKKGKDGASVISYSGSLSVDNIIGTPNVQTQYGQGEQIVEATGTTINTDSPLSWGNSTAGSPVFNNIDDFYDTAITSNHTLSYSGGNAKSNIYFSIGDVSQEGVIESTSYDKTSFRINTSSNINDNLTLGVSANYITTKTNSTKQGNATGSSFLSLLKYPANVNASDYLNTDNSQKSFFLDQQFDNPYWSIDNSPNTDEVNRLIGAISLNYSFLENFNVSYKLGIDNFTQFNKKITGDGSLVDNREDGYISQYDRENKRLNSNLLVTFEKNITEDFSINALLGNSVDELDIRTTYTSGDGFQAPGIYSVGNVLVEDQYISEGISRKRMVGVFGELKLGWQNALFLTATGRNDWSSTLPKDKRSFFYPSVGASAVITDLFKNAGNDITSSNGLSYLQLRSTWAKVGKDAPIGALESSLSTNINSLASSGYTWNGVDVGNPNLEPEFTNSFEIGVDMRLFESRIGLDFTYYTSKSDNQILRDIRVPPTTGTFYATLNGGSITNSGLEALLSIKVLPYTSEFKWNVDLNFGMNESKVNELPGFLNEVYLSDSWTFNSTAAGAAILDGSLFGLRGYRPQKNDNGDVVINSNGLPTLVQETYDDVTRMPDWTLGFSSTMNYKNFQLSFLLDLVQGVDVYNATESALVYYGLSEQTLNRNETIVLPGVDANGAVNTVPVAMDQAFYTDYYYKNSENFIEDGSFARLRYVTLSYKLPSKLLDKIALSSVEFFATGRNLFTITDYSGVDPEVNTFGAGVSGAGSMSIDNLGTPNMKGFDLGLKVKF is encoded by the coding sequence ATGAAAAAAAACTATTATCATTTTTTAACTATTCTAGCATTATTTTTTGTTCAAATTTCTTTTGCGCAAACTATAACTGTAACAGGTGTAGTTAAATCTAACGCTGACAATCTTCCCTTACCAGGAGTTAGTGTATTAATCAAAGGTACAAACATGGGAGGTACAACTGATTTCGATGGGAAATACGAAATAAAAGCTTCTGAAGGAGCTGTTTTGGTGTTCTCATATGTTGGTTTTGCAACTCAAGAAATTGAGGTGACGTCAAGTACTATTAATGTTTCATTAAACGCAGGTGAAAGTTTAGATGAAATTGTTATTACTGCATTGGGTATTAAAAAAGAGCGAAAATCTCTTGGGTATGCTGTGCAAGCAGTACAAGCTGAAGCCCTTTTAGAAGGGAATCAAACAAGTATGGTTAATGGATTACAAGGGAAAGTTTCAGGGGTTACCGTAGTGAACTCTGGTGGAGCGCCTGGTGCATCAGCTATTATTATGATTAGAGGTGGATCTTCTATTACAGGAAACAATCAACCTTTATTTATTGTAGATGGACTTCCAATTGACAATTCTACAAGTTCTAGTTTAGAAGTTGCAAGTGCAAATAGAGCTTCTGATATTAACCCAGAAGATATTGAAAGTATATCTGTTTTAAAAGGACCAGCAGCAGCTGCACTTTATGGTATTCAGGCTGCAGAAGGTGCAGTTATTATTACAACGAAAAAAGGAAAAGATGGTGCTAGTGTAATTTCGTATTCTGGTTCACTTTCTGTTGATAATATTATTGGAACACCAAATGTACAAACACAATATGGTCAAGGAGAACAAATTGTAGAAGCAACTGGTACAACTATTAATACTGATTCTCCACTTTCTTGGGGAAATAGTACTGCTGGATCTCCAGTTTTTAATAATATAGATGATTTTTACGATACAGCTATTACATCAAACCATACTTTAAGTTATTCAGGTGGTAATGCAAAAAGTAATATTTATTTTTCTATTGGAGATGTTTCTCAAGAAGGTGTAATTGAAAGTACAAGTTATGATAAAACATCTTTTAGAATTAATACTTCTTCAAATATTAATGATAATTTAACTTTAGGTGTTTCAGCAAATTATATAACTACAAAAACCAATAGTACAAAGCAAGGTAATGCTACTGGAAGTAGTTTTTTAAGTTTATTAAAATATCCTGCTAATGTTAATGCTTCGGATTATTTAAATACTGATAACTCTCAGAAAAGTTTCTTTTTAGATCAACAATTTGATAATCCTTATTGGAGTATTGATAATAGTCCTAATACAGATGAGGTTAATCGTTTAATTGGAGCTATAAGTTTAAATTATAGCTTTTTAGAAAATTTTAATGTATCGTATAAATTAGGTATTGATAATTTTACACAATTTAATAAAAAAATTACTGGAGACGGTTCTTTAGTAGATAACAGAGAAGATGGTTATATAAGTCAGTACGATAGAGAAAATAAGCGTTTAAATTCAAATTTATTAGTAACTTTTGAAAAAAATATTACAGAAGATTTTTCTATAAATGCTTTATTAGGTAATTCTGTTGATGAATTAGATATTAGAACAACTTATACAAGTGGAGATGGTTTTCAAGCTCCAGGAATATATAGTGTTGGTAATGTATTGGTTGAAGATCAATATATTAGTGAGGGTATTTCTAGAAAGCGTATGGTTGGTGTTTTTGGTGAATTAAAATTAGGTTGGCAAAATGCATTATTTTTAACAGCTACAGGAAGAAATGACTGGTCTTCTACGTTACCAAAAGATAAAAGATCTTTCTTTTACCCTTCAGTTGGTGCTTCAGCAGTAATTACAGATTTATTTAAAAATGCAGGTAACGATATTACATCTTCAAACGGATTGAGTTACTTACAATTGAGATCTACTTGGGCTAAAGTTGGTAAAGATGCGCCAATTGGAGCATTAGAAAGCTCACTTTCAACTAATATAAATTCATTAGCAAGCTCCGGATATACTTGGAACGGTGTTGATGTTGGTAATCCAAACCTTGAACCAGAATTTACAAATAGTTTTGAAATAGGTGTAGATATGCGTTTGTTTGAAAGTAGAATAGGGTTAGACTTTACCTATTACACTAGTAAATCAGACAATCAAATATTAAGAGATATAAGGGTTCCTCCAACAACAGGTACATTTTATGCAACACTTAATGGAGGATCTATTACAAATAGTGGTCTAGAAGCGTTACTTTCAATTAAAGTATTGCCTTATACATCAGAATTTAAATGGAATGTTGACTTAAACTTTGGAATGAACGAAAGTAAGGTTAATGAACTTCCTGGTTTCCTAAACGAAGTTTATTTATCGGATTCTTGGACGTTTAATTCAACAGCAGCAGGTGCAGCGATATTAGATGGTTCATTATTTGGTTTAAGAGGTTATAGACCTCAAAAAAATGATAATGGTGATGTAGTTATTAATTCAAATGGTTTACCAACGTTAGTTCAAGAAACATATGATGATGTAACTCGTATGCCAGATTGGACTTTAGGTTTTTCAAGTACAATGAATTACAAAAATTTCCAACTATCATTTTTATTAGATTTAGTTCAAGGTGTTGATGTATATAATGCAACAGAATCTGCTTTAGTTTATTATGGTTTAAGCGAGCAAACACTTAATAGAAATGAAACAATAGTTTTACCAGGTGTTGATGCTAATGGAGCAGTAAATACAGTTCCAGTAGCTATGGATCAAGCATTTTATACAGATTATTACTATAAAAATTCAGAAAATTTTATTGAAGATGGTTCGTTTGC
- a CDS encoding FAD-binding and (Fe-S)-binding domain-containing protein → MSSKKIDLNNLSNLLTGEVFFDNLHKSIYATDASVYKKIPLAVAYPKNNEDIKKLINFATQNNITLIPRAAGTSLAGQCVGDGLVVDISKHFTKIIDFNKHNKTVTVQPGVVRDQLNDFLKPYGLFFGPNTSTSNRCTIGGMVGNNSSGTTSIKYGVTRDKVLELNAILSDGTEAVFNSLNTEQFSNKMKENSLESKIYTKIFNELTNEEIQQEIKKEFPKNSIHRRNNGYAIDKLLNYEGFGGTNQQLNLATLLTGSEGTLAFTTEITLQLDTLPPTKNIMVAAHFNSIQESMEAVVIAMKHNLYTCELMDKTILDCTKNNREQLKNRFFVEGDPKAILMLEICTDSNDESNKLADALIEDLQSKKFGYAYPKLVNSDIDKAVNLRKAGLGLLGNIVGDNKAVACIEDTAVEVTDLPNYIAEFTKMMKDFDQEAVYYAHAGAGELHLRPILNLKKQEDIVLFREITTKTAQLVKKYGGSFSGEHGDGIVRAEFIPQMIGAKNYELLKRIKNTFDPNNVFNKGKIVNPFPMDKSLRYSADRKEPEINTIQDFTDSLGILRATEKCNGSGDCRKLPEAGGTMCPSYRATRNEKDTTRARANTLREFLTNSDKKNKFNHKELYDVFDLCLSCKACASECPSNVDIAALKAEFLHQYYKENGIPFRTKMFAENVKWNTLGSLTPTLTNFILNTTITKKIMGIAPKRSIPNLAKRTVYSWYKKNKARLLAQPTKFGELYLFVDEFTNLYDANIGIDTIELLTKLGYKVNITKHLESGRSFISKGVLDKAKKIADFNVKFFKNSISKETPLVGIEPSAILSFRDEYLRLADDKEAAKKIAKHTFTIEEFIKQEFEKNNIKSSSFTNKEATLKIHGHCQQKSLSSTEPTFKMLSIPQNYKVTILNTGCCGMAGSFGYEKEHYKISMQVGEDTLFPKIRNNDSETIIAAAGTSCRHQIKDGTQVLSKHPISILREALL, encoded by the coding sequence ATGTCTTCCAAAAAAATAGATTTAAACAACTTATCTAATTTATTAACTGGAGAAGTTTTTTTTGATAATTTACATAAAAGTATCTATGCAACAGATGCGTCTGTATATAAAAAAATACCATTAGCTGTTGCCTATCCTAAAAATAACGAGGACATAAAAAAACTCATTAATTTTGCTACCCAAAATAATATTACACTAATTCCTAGAGCCGCAGGAACTTCACTTGCAGGCCAATGTGTTGGTGATGGTTTAGTTGTAGATATATCTAAGCATTTTACTAAGATTATAGATTTTAACAAACATAATAAAACTGTAACTGTTCAGCCGGGTGTTGTTAGAGACCAACTAAACGATTTTTTAAAACCTTATGGATTGTTTTTTGGTCCAAATACCTCAACAAGTAATAGATGTACTATTGGTGGTATGGTTGGCAACAACTCTTCCGGTACAACATCAATAAAGTATGGAGTAACTAGAGATAAAGTACTTGAATTAAACGCCATTTTAAGTGATGGTACCGAAGCTGTTTTCAACAGTTTAAACACTGAACAGTTTTCAAATAAAATGAAAGAAAATTCATTAGAAAGCAAAATTTACACTAAAATTTTTAATGAATTAACAAATGAAGAAATCCAACAAGAAATAAAAAAAGAATTTCCTAAAAATAGTATCCACAGAAGAAATAACGGATATGCCATAGATAAACTTTTAAATTATGAAGGTTTTGGAGGTACAAATCAACAATTAAATTTAGCTACATTATTAACTGGAAGTGAAGGTACATTAGCTTTTACAACCGAAATCACATTACAATTAGATACACTTCCTCCAACAAAAAACATAATGGTGGCAGCGCATTTTAACAGTATACAAGAAAGCATGGAAGCTGTTGTAATTGCAATGAAACACAATTTGTATACCTGCGAACTAATGGATAAAACCATTTTAGATTGTACAAAAAACAATAGAGAGCAATTAAAAAATAGATTTTTTGTTGAAGGCGATCCAAAAGCAATATTAATGCTTGAAATTTGTACAGATTCTAACGATGAATCTAACAAATTAGCCGATGCTTTAATCGAAGATTTACAATCGAAAAAATTCGGATATGCATATCCTAAATTAGTAAATAGCGATATTGATAAAGCCGTAAACCTTCGAAAAGCAGGATTGGGACTATTAGGAAATATTGTTGGAGATAATAAAGCTGTAGCTTGTATTGAAGACACCGCCGTAGAAGTTACAGACCTACCAAATTATATTGCTGAATTCACCAAAATGATGAAAGATTTCGATCAAGAAGCAGTGTATTATGCACACGCTGGTGCCGGTGAATTACATTTAAGACCTATTTTAAATTTAAAAAAGCAAGAAGACATAGTTTTATTTAGAGAAATTACTACAAAAACAGCACAATTAGTAAAAAAATATGGAGGTTCCTTTAGTGGAGAACACGGAGATGGAATTGTGAGAGCTGAATTTATTCCTCAAATGATTGGCGCTAAAAATTATGAACTTTTAAAACGTATAAAAAATACATTCGATCCTAACAATGTATTTAATAAAGGAAAAATAGTTAATCCATTTCCAATGGATAAAAGCTTACGTTATTCTGCAGATAGAAAAGAACCTGAAATTAATACAATTCAAGATTTTACCGATAGTTTAGGTATTTTAAGAGCTACCGAAAAATGTAATGGTTCTGGAGATTGTAGAAAACTACCAGAAGCAGGCGGAACAATGTGCCCAAGCTACAGAGCTACTAGAAACGAAAAAGACACAACACGTGCTAGAGCCAATACGCTTCGTGAATTTTTGACAAATTCTGACAAAAAAAATAAATTCAATCATAAAGAATTATACGATGTTTTCGATTTATGCCTAAGCTGTAAAGCTTGTGCTAGCGAATGCCCTAGTAATGTAGATATAGCCGCTTTAAAAGCTGAATTTCTTCACCAATATTATAAAGAAAATGGTATTCCTTTTAGAACCAAAATGTTTGCAGAAAACGTAAAATGGAATACTTTAGGTAGCCTCACTCCTACACTTACTAACTTTATTTTAAACACAACAATTACCAAAAAAATAATGGGTATTGCCCCAAAAAGAAGCATTCCTAATTTAGCCAAAAGAACTGTTTATAGCTGGTACAAAAAAAATAAAGCCCGATTATTAGCACAACCTACAAAATTTGGTGAATTATATTTATTTGTTGATGAGTTCACCAACCTTTACGATGCCAATATTGGTATTGATACTATAGAACTATTAACAAAACTAGGTTACAAAGTAAATATAACAAAACACCTAGAAAGTGGTAGGAGTTTTATTTCAAAAGGAGTTTTAGATAAAGCTAAAAAAATAGCTGATTTTAACGTGAAATTTTTCAAAAATAGCATTTCAAAAGAAACACCTTTAGTAGGTATTGAGCCATCTGCAATTTTATCTTTTAGAGATGAATATTTAAGGCTTGCTGATGACAAAGAAGCTGCTAAAAAAATTGCTAAACACACATTTACTATTGAAGAATTTATAAAACAAGAATTCGAAAAAAACAATATTAAATCCAGCAGTTTTACAAACAAAGAGGCAACCTTAAAAATTCACGGCCATTGTCAGCAAAAATCGTTGAGTAGTACAGAGCCAACATTTAAAATGCTCTCTATTCCTCAAAATTATAAAGTCACTATTTTAAACACAGGCTGTTGTGGTATGGCTGGCTCTTTTGGTTATGAAAAAGAACATTACAAAATAAGTATGCAAGTTGGTGAAGACACTTTATTTCCAAAAATTAGAAATAATGATAGTGAAACAATTATTGCTGCTGCTGGAACAAGTTGCAGACATCAGATAAAAGATGGAACTCAAGTACTATCAAAACATCCAATATCAATTTTAAGAGAAGCACTATTATAA
- a CDS encoding anhydro-N-acetylmuramic acid kinase has protein sequence MEHKTKYCIGVMSGTSLDGIDIAYIKLTSEASFQFKIIKAVTIPYHPDWKKALKNGFHLSGEALTKLDADYGIFLGTILKNFIAENNIEKLDFIASHGHTIYHNPSEHYTLQIGNGPYINTITGVKTICNFRVQDVALGGQGAPLVPIGDALLFSEYDYCLNLGGFSNISMRENKLRIAYDICPVNIVLNHYVNSLNLEYDNNGEIASTGSIETNLLKELNELPFYNAIKPKSLGYEFIVETIFPIINKYNLETKDILRTFVEHIAIQIAKKIDSNPSKKMLIAGGGAYNGFLIDRLQSYTKTQLIIPTDEIINYKEALVFALLGYLKNEEKNNCLKSVTGASKNHSSGIIYNA, from the coding sequence ATGGAACATAAAACAAAATACTGTATTGGAGTTATGAGTGGTACTTCTCTAGACGGTATAGATATCGCTTATATTAAACTTACTTCTGAAGCTTCATTTCAATTTAAAATTATTAAAGCAGTTACAATTCCATACCACCCAGATTGGAAAAAGGCATTAAAAAATGGATTTCATTTATCTGGTGAAGCATTAACTAAACTCGATGCGGATTATGGTATTTTCTTAGGAACTATATTAAAAAATTTTATTGCTGAGAATAATATTGAAAAATTAGATTTTATAGCTTCTCACGGACATACAATTTACCACAACCCTAGCGAACATTACACGCTTCAAATTGGAAATGGACCTTATATAAATACAATTACAGGTGTTAAAACTATTTGTAATTTTAGAGTACAAGATGTTGCTCTTGGTGGGCAAGGTGCTCCATTAGTTCCTATTGGTGATGCATTATTATTTTCTGAATATGATTATTGCTTAAACTTAGGTGGCTTTTCTAACATTTCTATGAGAGAAAACAAATTACGTATTGCTTATGACATTTGCCCTGTTAATATTGTATTAAATCATTATGTAAATTCTTTAAACCTTGAATATGACAATAATGGCGAAATTGCATCAACTGGAAGCATTGAAACAAACTTATTAAAAGAATTAAACGAACTACCTTTTTATAACGCTATTAAACCTAAATCTTTAGGGTATGAATTTATTGTTGAAACTATTTTCCCTATAATTAACAAATACAACCTTGAAACAAAAGATATTTTAAGAACATTTGTAGAACATATTGCTATACAAATAGCTAAAAAAATTGACTCTAACCCTTCTAAAAAAATGCTTATTGCTGGAGGTGGCGCTTACAACGGTTTTCTTATAGATAGATTACAATCTTATACCAAAACACAATTAATAATACCAACTGATGAAATTATTAATTACAAAGAAGCTTTGGTATTTGCATTATTGGGCTATTTAAAAAATGAAGAAAAAAATAACTGTTTAAAAAGTGTTACTGGAGCAAGTAAAAATCACAGTAGCGGAATTATATACAATGCTTAA
- a CDS encoding sodium:solute symporter, giving the protein MSATLILIIIASYFGILMLISYFTSKNSSDASFYTGDRKSPWQVVAFGMIGAVMSGVTFVSIPGMVGTNYFYYLQFVFGNVVGYVFITYILLPIYYDLKLVSIYTYLETRFGTKTYKTGSLFFLISQSFGAALRLLLAAKILQFAVFDSFNIPFYVTVIIILVLIWFYTHKSGIKTIVWTDTLQTFFLLLAAVVSIYVVKSSLNLDISETITSVTNHKYFKVFDWDFNSGSNFFKQFISGFLIAIAMVGLDQNMMQKTLTCKNKKEAQSNILTFSLFLAVAQFLFLGLGVMLYLYAENFGIQLDTLNGKFINTDDLFPMLSLNHFGIIASVSFILGITAASFSSVDSSLTALTTSFTHDFLDIQHKNSKEKKQLKNKVLLGFSIVIFTIIMLFSESKGDVISTIFKVAGYTYGPLLGLYLLGIFTKIKIKDAAVPYICVLMPLLTYYLNYLFITKFSFDLGFMNILVNALLTILCLIIVSTKNEK; this is encoded by the coding sequence ATGAGTGCAACACTAATTTTAATCATCATTGCTTCCTACTTCGGAATACTAATGTTAATCTCTTATTTTACTTCAAAAAATTCTAGCGACGCTTCTTTTTATACAGGTGACAGAAAATCTCCTTGGCAAGTTGTTGCTTTTGGTATGATTGGAGCTGTAATGTCTGGGGTAACATTTGTTTCTATTCCTGGTATGGTTGGAACAAATTATTTTTATTACCTACAATTTGTTTTTGGAAACGTAGTAGGTTATGTATTTATTACTTATATTCTTTTACCTATTTATTATGATTTAAAACTAGTTTCAATATATACTTACCTAGAAACTAGATTTGGAACTAAAACATACAAAACAGGATCGCTGTTTTTTTTAATTTCACAATCTTTTGGAGCTGCACTTCGTTTATTGCTTGCTGCAAAAATTTTACAATTTGCGGTATTTGATTCTTTTAACATTCCTTTTTATGTTACAGTAATTATTATACTTGTACTTATTTGGTTTTACACCCATAAATCTGGTATTAAAACTATTGTTTGGACAGATACACTGCAAACATTCTTTTTACTTTTAGCCGCAGTTGTATCAATATATGTAGTAAAAAGCTCTTTAAATCTTGATATTTCAGAAACTATTACATCTGTAACAAACCATAAATACTTTAAAGTTTTTGATTGGGATTTTAATTCTGGTTCAAATTTCTTTAAACAATTTATTTCAGGTTTTTTAATTGCAATTGCAATGGTTGGGTTAGATCAGAATATGATGCAAAAAACGCTTACTTGTAAAAATAAAAAAGAAGCTCAAAGCAATATTCTAACCTTTAGTTTATTTTTAGCTGTAGCTCAATTTTTGTTTTTAGGTCTAGGTGTAATGTTGTATTTATATGCTGAAAACTTCGGAATTCAACTAGATACTTTAAACGGAAAATTTATTAATACCGATGATTTATTTCCGATGTTATCTTTAAATCATTTTGGAATTATAGCTAGTGTTAGTTTTATTTTAGGTATTACAGCCGCTTCATTTTCAAGCGTAGATTCTTCTTTAACAGCTTTAACTACTTCTTTTACACATGATTTTCTAGACATCCAACATAAAAACTCTAAAGAAAAGAAACAATTAAAAAACAAAGTTTTATTAGGTTTTTCTATTGTAATATTTACTATTATAATGCTATTCTCTGAAAGTAAAGGAGATGTAATTTCTACAATATTTAAAGTAGCAGGTTATACGTACGGTCCTTTATTAGGACTTTATCTACTTGGTATTTTTACAAAAATAAAAATAAAAGATGCTGCAGTTCCGTATATATGCGTTCTTATGCCGCTTCTCACCTATTACTTAAACTATCTATTTATTACTAAATTCTCTTTTGATTTAGGATTTATGAATATACTAGTAAACGCACTTTTAACAATATTATGTTTAATTATTGTATCAACTAAAAATGAAAAATAA
- a CDS encoding DeoR/GlpR family DNA-binding transcription regulator gives MLKEERQNYILDQIKLNRKVLSSNLSQELKVSEDTIRRDLNELSINGLIKKVHGGALPIDPKAPSYEERSNHNLEEKNIIAKKAVKLIKEGQVIIMSGSTTNLQLAKIIPSNINATIYTYSLPIALQLTEHPSIEIIFIGGKLHKAAQVTVGLDVVSSISELRADLCFMGTGGINVSNGMTEPDWEVSHIKKCMISVSNKVIALCTKNKINEIKRYTAVPIQKIHTIVTDIDPNDTIFNDFKDQGITIL, from the coding sequence ATGCTCAAAGAAGAAAGACAAAACTATATACTAGATCAAATAAAATTAAATAGAAAAGTACTATCTTCTAACCTTAGCCAAGAGTTAAAAGTTTCTGAAGACACAATAAGAAGAGACCTTAATGAACTATCTATAAATGGCTTAATAAAAAAAGTACATGGTGGAGCACTTCCAATAGATCCTAAAGCACCTTCATATGAAGAAAGAAGCAATCACAATCTAGAAGAAAAAAATATTATTGCAAAAAAAGCAGTTAAATTAATTAAAGAAGGTCAAGTTATTATAATGAGCGGTAGTACTACCAACTTACAATTAGCAAAAATAATTCCATCAAACATAAATGCAACTATTTACACATATAGCCTTCCTATTGCCTTGCAATTAACGGAACACCCCTCAATTGAAATCATTTTTATTGGTGGAAAACTTCATAAAGCCGCACAAGTAACTGTTGGTCTTGATGTAGTTTCATCTATATCAGAATTAAGAGCCGACCTATGTTTTATGGGAACAGGTGGAATTAATGTTTCTAATGGAATGACCGAACCCGATTGGGAAGTATCTCATATTAAAAAGTGTATGATCTCTGTTAGCAACAAAGTTATTGCTCTCTGTACTAAAAATAAAATAAACGAAATAAAAAGATACACTGCTGTTCCTATTCAAAAAATACATACAATAGTTACCGATATAGACCCCAACGATACTATATTTAACGATTTTAAAGATCAAGGAATTACAATTTTATAA